In Sorghum bicolor cultivar BTx623 chromosome 10, Sorghum_bicolor_NCBIv3, whole genome shotgun sequence, one genomic interval encodes:
- the LOC110431417 gene encoding uncharacterized protein LOC110431417, producing MRRRRWARAATALSWLAIAVVLQLAAVAEGRSAPSLLPPPRRAHGDGHAHAHAHAHARPRTHSGSGLPPPLTGATTTVRHAVAADVGVGASVRFDAAAGAATRCKSGGRQSESGAAAAGGGACADDDDEKRRIPTGPNPLHNR from the coding sequence atgaggcggcggcggtgggcaCGCGCCGCCACTGCGCTGTCGTGGCTCGCCATCGCCGTCGTGCTGCagctcgccgccgtcgccgaggGGAGGTCGGCGCCGTCGTTGTTGCCGCCGCCGAGGCGCGCGCACGGTGACGGACACGCACacgcccacgcccacgcccacgcGCGCCCTCGCACGCACAGCGGGAGTGGGCTGCCGCCGCCGTTGACGGGTGCAACGACGACCGTGCGCCACGCTGTTGCCGCGGACGTCGGCGTCGGCGCGTCAGTCCGCTTTGACGCCGCCGCGGGCGCCGCCACCCGGTGTAAGAGCGGCGGGCGGCAATCAGAGAgcggcgctgctgctgctggtggtggtgcgtgcgccgacgacgatgatgagAAGCGGCGCATACCGACGGGTCCTAACCCTCTGCACAACAGATAG
- the LOC8065134 gene encoding DNA-directed RNA polymerases II and V subunit 8A, translated as MAEHLFKDKFKVTRLDPDGKKFDKVTRIEATSENEMYMQLDVATEVYAMKLGDTFNMVLALTLNLDGSTDAGYYTQAGRKTLADDYDYIMHGKLYKISEDSTKDSNGNSSTKVEIYASFGGLLMILRGDPSCAAGFQLDQRLFLLIKKPLFWHGTMDFDLSMSEHDVMIIQQLSAFAVNYQAVHRAYRRYDARRIRGDLCVQKVLLWLVKAFGWNGQRESKQNSDMTNSRIFRFQDGNKRPAEESWERADEPNNSCF; from the exons ATGGCCGAGCACCTCTTCAAAGATAAATTCAAGGTGACCAGGCTCGATCCTGATGGCAAGAAGTTCGACAAAG TCACTCGTATTGAAGCTACAAGCGAGAATGAAATGTACATGCAACTGGATGTTGCTACTGAGGTCTATGCAATGAAGCTTGGTGACACATTCAACATGGTTTTAGCTCTCACTCTCAACCTGGATGGATCAACAGACGCTGGCTACTACACACAG GCTGGAAGAAAAACTCTTGCTGACGATTATGACTACATCATGCATGGAAAGCTTTACAAGATCTCAGAAGACAGTACCAAAGACAGTAATGGCAATTCATCTACTaaagt GGAGATTTATGCATCTTTTGGTGGCCTCTTGATGATACTTAGGGGTGATCCTTCCTGTGCTGCTGGCTTTCAGCTGGATCAGAGGCTGTTTCTTCTTATAAAGAAGCC GTTGTTTTGGCATGGAACTATGGATTTTGATCTGAGCATGTCTGAGCATGATGTGATGATTATACAGCAGTTATCCGCCTTTGCTGTAAATTATCAGGCAGTG CACAGGGCCTACAGGAGATACGATGCTCGTAGGATCCGTGGAGATCTTTGCGTTCAGAAGGTCCTCCTGTGGCTTGTGAAAGCTTTTGGTTGGAATGGACAGAGAGAAAGCAAGCAAAATTCAGATATGACGAACAGCCGAATCTTCCGCTTCCAGGATGGGAACAAGCGCCCAGCGGAGGAAAGCTGGGAGAGAGCTGATGAACCAAACAATTCTTGCTTCTGA
- the LOC110430737 gene encoding uncharacterized protein LOC110430737 — translation MGRHSPSVSLDSTPLRRVPSASPQLSSIAAARPSPRLLLHRRHRATPAPPSPDSTDVGAADGSIFLPTLPRASAPRLCPHSIPQSILTAARFSSTLTNADPIPGAYTHGMAR, via the exons ATGGGGCGTCATTCCCCGTCTGTTTCCCTCGACTCAACTCCCCTCCGTCGCGTCCCCTCCGCCTCGCCTCAACTCTCCTCCATTGCCGCCGCTCGGCCCTCACCTCGACTTCTCCTCCATCGCCGCCACCGTGCAACACCAGCACCACCGTCTCCCGACTCTACAG ATGTTGGGGCTGCGGACGGCAGCATCTTCCTCCCCACTCTGCCCCGTGCATCCGCTCCGCGTCTCTGCCCCCATTCTATTCCGCAATCCATCCTCACCGCTGCCCGCTTTTCCTCGACGCTGACCAACGCCGATCCGATCCCCGGGGCGTACACGCACGGCATGGCACG GTAG